AATGCTGCCCATGGCTTCGGTGTTCGAATCGGCCGCAGTGACATAGGACAAAAAGACCGTGAAAATGAAAAGCAGGGCCATAAAGGGCATTAGTGGGGCGGCGTATTTGGCCATGAGCTCATAGATGATAGACTCGGCGCCATGGGCCGCAAGGCTGCCCAGCAAATCTTGGCCAGTTTGCACCGCCCAAAGGGCCGAGCCGCCAAAAATGCTCATCCAGAGCAGGGCAAAAATAGAGGGCAAAATCCAGTTGAAGAGCAGCATTTCTCTAAGGGTGTAGCCCTTGGCAATTTTGCCCAAAAAGAGGGCCGTAATGGGGGCCCAAGCCATCCAATTGGCCCAGTAGAAAGTGGTCCAGCTATTGGCCCAATCCTCTTCTGGATGATAAATGTTGTAGAGGTTTTTTTCTATAAAATGACCAAAGTACTCGCCTAAACTGCTTCCAATTAGGGGCAGCATTTTTTGGCCCGGCCCCAAAAATAAAAAGCTAAGCGCAATAAAAATAAAGGCCCAAATATTTACCGTCGATAAAAATTGAATACCTTTCTTAAGGCCCGTAGCCGCCGAAATAATAAAGGCCAGGACCGTCAGTATGCAAAGCAAAAGCAGCATATTGTTGTTGCTCGTCCAACCCAATTGGCTGCTTAAGCCCCCCGCTAAAGTGAGCAAACCGGCCCCCAAAGAAGAAGCCATGCCCGCCACCAAAGCAAATAGACAAAGGCTGTCTATGGTAGAGGATAAGCCCTTGAAGCTATGAAAACCGCCTTCTTTTTTGGCTTTTAAGAAGGGAAATAAAAGGGCGCTTAAGCTATATTTTGCCCCATAATTATAGTGGGCCAAGGCAAAGAGCA
This genomic interval from Saprospira grandis contains the following:
- a CDS encoding BCCT family transporter, translated to MQTLRKTVFWPSFGLLLFAIIYSMSQATAFLAQMKALNAALLANFGPLFSLTSFLMLCLLLVLLLSPLGKIRIGGADAQPLLSRWKWFSISICTTIATGILFWGTAEPLYHYGSPPAAAKLAAQSPEAAQFALSTLYLHWSFTPYAIYCLPALLFALAHYNYGAKYSLSALLFPFLKAKKEGGFHSFKGLSSTIDSLCLFALVAGMASSLGAGLLTLAGGLSSQLGWTSNNNMLLLLCILTVLAFIISAATGLKKGIQFLSTVNIWAFIFIALSFLFLGPGQKMLPLIGSSLGEYFGHFIEKNLYNIYHPEEDWANSWTTFYWANWMAWAPITALFLGKIAKGYTLREMLLFNWILPSIFALLWMSIFGGSALWAVQTGQDLLGSLAAHGAESIIYELMAKYAAPLMPFMALLFIFTVFLSYVTAADSNTEAMGSISMDGLKAGESPKLYIKVIWGLCIGAAAYIMVSQAGIEGIKMLSNLGGLPALLLLLSASVGLLYWMIKERFGY